The Halomonas binhaiensis nucleotide sequence ACCATGGCGAAGACGGGCAGGGTGATATTGAGGGTGGCGAGAAAGATATCGAGGAGCGACATTCCGCTGTCCTGGAGGTAAGGCCGACCTCTTTGTTCACGACCTGACGAGATCGTTTCCAGATGCTGTCAGTAGTGATCGGGAAGGCAGGGTGGTGGTTAAACTTTGGTCTAAATCTACCATATCGTCTCTTGTCAGTCAGTTTCAGGATGGCTAGTTTATCATTTGTATGATGTATGACATTGAGGCTATCAAGGGATGCGCAGCCACTCATGCGCGTGTCTCCTCCTGGCTTCATGTTCCCACATAGAACAGGTGAGATGAGGGCTATCAGGTGAGTTTTACACGCGAACAAGTCAAACAGGCCATTGGCGATGGGTTGCTGTCATTTCCGGTGACAGATTTCGATGATCAGGGTCGCTTTGACGCTGACAGCTATCGTGCGCGCCTGGAGTGGTTCATCAGCCACGACATTTCCGCCGTGTTCGTTGCGGGGGGGACAGGGGAGTTCTTTAGCCTGTCTGTCGACGACTTCCGGGAAGTGGTGCGTCTGGCCGTGAAGACTGTCGCCGGCAAGATTCCGGTGATTGCCAGCGCCGGCCTTAGCGTGGCCACCGCTTCCACCTTTGCCCAAATTGCCGAGGAAGAGGGCGCCGACGGCATTCTGTTGATGCCCCCTTATCTGACCGAGTGTCCTCAGGATGGCCTGGTCGAGTATGCCCGTCAGATCTGTGATTCCACTTCTGTCAGCGTGATCTATTACAACCGTGGCAATGGCGTGATGAATGCACGCTCCGTGCAGCGCTTGGCCGATGCCTGTCCGAACCTGATTGGTCTCAAGGATGGCAAGGGCGATATGCAGGCCCTGAACCGTATCATCAAGTCCGTTGGTGAGCGGCTCAGCTATGTCGGAGGGGTACCCACGGCAGAGATCATGGCAGAAGCCTATCTCGCGGTGGGTGTGAATACCTACTCATCCGCTGTCTTCAACTTCGTGCCTGACATGGCGGTAACGTTCTACAAGGCACTGCGTGCAGGAGACTCTGACACGGTGCGCAAGATTTCCCGTGAGTTCTTCCTGCCCTTTGTCGATCTGCGTGACAACAAGTCCGGCTATGCCGTGAGTCTGATCAAGGAAGGCACCAAGCTGATTGGCCGTCCTTCCGGTAGCGTACGCGCCCCGTTGGAGATGCCGGATGCCGAGGAAAGTGCCCGCCTTGCGCAGTTGATCGAGCGTGCCAGGAGCTTCTGAGCATTCGCGTAACGACCCATATCATCAATAACACCAATAACAACGATCGTTTGAGAGGTGAAAGATGAGCACGCCCAAGAATCCTTTTGCATTTGGCATGGTCGCATCTGTACTTGCTGCAACACTGGCCCTGGGGGCTGGTGTTGCCATGGCGGCAGATGGTCCTCTGCGCGGTAATGTACGTGTCGTGATCGGCTCCAGCTCCACTGGCGGCGATACCTACCAGAATTCTTCCATCGTGGTGGACAAGCTGGCCGACAAGCTGGGGGTTCGCATGAAGGTCGATGCGGTAGGGGTGAGTGCCGCCTATCGTGCGCTGGATCGTGATCCGCGTGGCAATACCCTGATGATCTTCCATGATCAGTCCTACCTCGGCCACCTCTACGGCGTGGAAGGTTACAAGGATCCCTTCGAGAACTATACCGTCGGTCCGACCATTGCCATCAACCCAGGCAATGCCTATCTGGTTCCCAAGGACTCTCCCTACCAGACGCTCGATGACATCATCGAGGCAGTCGGCAATGGCACAACAGTTCGAGTCGCGATCCAACCGGGCGGTGTCTCGGAAATCGGCTATACCGCACTCAAGAATGCCATTCGCATTGAGCATCCCGGCAAGGAAGACAACCTGGTGGCGGTCAATACCGGTTCTCAGGCGGACAAGAACCAGCTGCTGTTCGATGACCAGGCCGATCTGATCAATGGTTCCGTGCAGGCCAACGAGCAATACACACGCTTGCCGGAGGACGATCAGAAGGCCATGCGCTTCGTCTGGTTGACGGCCCGGCACGACACTATCCAGCAGGCACCGGAAAGCGGCCTCGGCGAAACCGACCGCGAGACTCTGCTGCAGTATGTGGAACCCAATGTCAGCGTGACCATGGGAGATGAAGACTTCACCTTCGATAAGGAGTTCTTCTTCCTCTACAACAAGGACATGGATCCAGCGATTGTCGAGCAGATCGACGCCACGCTGGAAGAGATCTATGCCGAAGGGGAAATCCAGGAAGAACAGAAGAAATCCTTCTTCATCCCGGACTTCATGCCTTCAGATGAGGCCCAGGCCCATCTCAAGGAAAAGGCGTCTCGCTACGAAGACATCATCGACAGCCTCAAAAAGTAAGCGGGGGCTCTTCTCTGGTACGGGAAAGGCGCGGCCAAGGCTGGCGCTTTTCCCTGTCGATGCCCTCCCGGAGTCACTATGGAATCCGTGCAGTCTTCCTTGTTCAACGTCTCGATTGATTTCGGGACCTCGCACTTGTTCTTTCCGCACATCATCCACTGGATTCTGGCGATTCTGTTTGCCTTCATCCTGGTGCTGAAAGTCCTGCCTTTCCTTGCCGCGGTCAGGCGTGGAGAGCGTACGCTTCCCATCATCGGGGAGCCGATGCATGTCAGCATGTTCATCGGAACGCTGGTTCTGATAGCGGCATATTTCTATCTGATGGGAGTGATCGGTGAGCTGTTTCCGTACACCGGGCTTGGTTTCCTGTTCACCTCCATTGTCTTTGTATTCCTCATGTCGTTGATGTTCATGGGCAGAAAATCCAGGCGCAAGGTCATCACTGCTCTGATCAATGCCATCGTCGCGCCCACTCTGGCCTGGTTCATTCTGGGCAAGCTGTTCTACATCACCTTGCCCTGACGGAGGCGGCTATCATCATGGATATTCTGGCTTCACTCGATTTTTCCTTCTTCCTGCTGGCGGCCCTGGGGACCCTGGTCGGTATCATCTTCGGTGCCATCCCCGGCATGACCGCGACCATGGCGGTGGCCGTCTGCCTGCCGCTGACCTATGCCCTGGGGCTGGAGCATGGTCTGGCATTACTGCTGGGCCTCTATGTCGGCGGGATTTCCGGAGGCATGGTGCCTGCCGTGCTGCTCAATATTCCCGGGACGCCTTCCTCGATCACCACCACCTTCGATGGTTATCCCATGGCCCAGAAGGGGGAAGGTGAGAGAGCGCTGAAAGTCTGCATCGTGGCGTCCCTGGTGGGGGGCTTGATCAGTGCGGTGGTGCTGTTCCTGTTTGCCCCCATGCTGGCGGACTTTTCGATCAAGTTCTCCTACGTGGAAAAGTTCCTGATTATCCTGCTGGCGCTGACGGTCATTGCTTCACTGTCGAGCAACATGCTGGTCGGTGTGTTCAGCGGGGTGATTGGTGTCTGGCTGAGCCTGATCGGTACCTACAGCCTGTCTGACGGGGGCAACGGCAAGACCCGCCTGATGTTCGATTTCCTCGAGCCCTATCTGGTCGATGGCTTTGCTCTGTTGCCGGTACTGATCGGGATCTTTGGTATTTCCACCATTCTGCTGGAGGCGGAAAAGGGCGTGAAAGGGGGGCTTTCCGGCAAATCCCTGAAGATTGGCAAGGAAGGCCATTTTTCTCTGGGACTGTTCAAGGGACGCTTGACCAACCTGGTGCGCTCATCCTTCATCGGCACCTTTGTTGGCATGTTGCCTGGAGTCGGTGGCAGTGCCGCCTCAGTTCTGGCCTATACCCAGGAAAAGAACCTGGCCAAGGACTCCAGCCAGATGGGCAAGGGGGCGCCGCAAGGTCTGATTGCTTCCGAGTCAGCCAACAATGCGCTGACCGGTGGGGCACTGATTCCACTGCTTTCCCTGGGAATTCCCGGCGATTCCACCACCGCGGTACTGATCGGAGCCTTCACGCTACAGGGAATTCAAGTCGGCCCGCTGTTCATTCCGGAAAACTCCACGACCTGGTACATCATGATGGTGGCGCTGGTGTTCGCCAACTTCGTGATGTTCTTCCTGATGTTCTTTGCCATCAAACACATTGCCAAGGTGGTGCTGGTACCCAAGTACATTCTCTATCCCCTCATCGTAATGATGTGTGTGGTCGGCGCCTACGCCATCAACTACGGCATCATGTTTGATGTCTGGACCCTGCTGATCTTTGGCGTGGTCGGGTATCTGGTGCAGAAGATAGGCCTTGAAGTCGCCCCCTTGATCATCGGCTTCATCCTGGGCGGCTCGGCGGAGGTCTACTTCGTCAAGAGCCTGGAATCCTTCGGCACCTATAGCATCTTCTTTACCAAGAGCCCCATTGCCATGGTGTTGTGGGGATTGATTGCCGCATCCGTGATCTTTGCCATCGTGATGGAATGCAAGAAGCGGGCACAGCATCGCCTGGAGGCAGCTCAGTGAAATTCGATCAGACTCCCAAGACGCATGTCATCAAGGTTCATCCTGACGACAACGTGGCCATCGTCGTGGAGGCAGGTGGCCTGAGCGAAGGCACGCGCATTGCCGATGATGTGGTGCTGGTTGCCGCCATTCCCCAGGGCCACAAGGTGGCACTCACCGAGCTGGCCGAGGGCGATACAGTGGTTCGCTATGGCGAAGTCATCGGCACCGCCACCCGTGCTATTCCCAAGGGTGGCCACGTCAATGAAACCAATGTACGCCTACCGACACCACCGCCCCTCGACAGCTTGCCGCTGGCGACTCGCAAGGCAGCGCCTGTAGAGCCGCTCGAAGGTTACACCTTTGAAGGCTTTCGCAACCCGGATGGCAGTGTCGGCACCAAGAACGTGCTGGGTATCTCCACCAGTGTGCAGTGCGTGGCGGGCACCGTGGAACATGTCGTACAGCGCATCAAGCGTGAGCTATTGCCGCGATTCCCCAATGTGGATGATGTCGTTGGGCTCAATCATGCCTATGGCTGCGGGGTGGCGATCAATGCTCCGGCGGCGATAGTGCCGATTCGGACGCTGAAGAACATCGCCTTGAACCCCAACTTCGGCAACGAAGTGATGGTCATCGGCCTGGGCTGCGAGAAGCTGCAGCCTTCGACACTGATCGACGATCGCCCGGTCAAGATCTACGAGAACACTGAGGCCGCGAATCCCGATGCCAATGTACTGAGCCTTCAGGACGAATCCTTCCAGGGCTTTGGCGACATGATCGACGGCATCCTGGCCATGGCTGAGCGCCATCTGGAGCGCCTCAATCGTCGCCGTCGCGAGACGTGCCCGGTTTCCGACCTGGTGGTGGGAACTCAGTGTGGTGGCAGCGACGCCTTTTCTGGCGTGACGGCCAACCCTGCTGTCGGCTTTGCGGCAGACCTCATCGTGCGTGCCGGTGGCAGCGTGATGTTCTCCGAAGTCACGGAGGTTCGGGATGCCATTCACTTGCTGACGCCACGTGCCGTGACCCCGGAAGTGGGGCAGGCATTGCTCGATCAGATGGCCTGGTACGACGACTATCTGTCCCAGGGGCAGGCTGATCGCAGTGCCAACCCTTCCCCTGGCAACAAGAAAGGGGGGTTGAGCAATG carries:
- the kdgD gene encoding 5-dehydro-4-deoxyglucarate dehydratase — its product is MSFTREQVKQAIGDGLLSFPVTDFDDQGRFDADSYRARLEWFISHDISAVFVAGGTGEFFSLSVDDFREVVRLAVKTVAGKIPVIASAGLSVATASTFAQIAEEEGADGILLMPPYLTECPQDGLVEYARQICDSTSVSVIYYNRGNGVMNARSVQRLADACPNLIGLKDGKGDMQALNRIIKSVGERLSYVGGVPTAEIMAEAYLAVGVNTYSSAVFNFVPDMAVTFYKALRAGDSDTVRKISREFFLPFVDLRDNKSGYAVSLIKEGTKLIGRPSGSVRAPLEMPDAEESARLAQLIERARSF
- a CDS encoding ABC transporter substrate-binding protein; amino-acid sequence: MSTPKNPFAFGMVASVLAATLALGAGVAMAADGPLRGNVRVVIGSSSTGGDTYQNSSIVVDKLADKLGVRMKVDAVGVSAAYRALDRDPRGNTLMIFHDQSYLGHLYGVEGYKDPFENYTVGPTIAINPGNAYLVPKDSPYQTLDDIIEAVGNGTTVRVAIQPGGVSEIGYTALKNAIRIEHPGKEDNLVAVNTGSQADKNQLLFDDQADLINGSVQANEQYTRLPEDDQKAMRFVWLTARHDTIQQAPESGLGETDRETLLQYVEPNVSVTMGDEDFTFDKEFFFLYNKDMDPAIVEQIDATLEEIYAEGEIQEEQKKSFFIPDFMPSDEAQAHLKEKASRYEDIIDSLKK
- a CDS encoding tripartite tricarboxylate transporter TctB family protein, whose amino-acid sequence is MESVQSSLFNVSIDFGTSHLFFPHIIHWILAILFAFILVLKVLPFLAAVRRGERTLPIIGEPMHVSMFIGTLVLIAAYFYLMGVIGELFPYTGLGFLFTSIVFVFLMSLMFMGRKSRRKVITALINAIVAPTLAWFILGKLFYITLP
- a CDS encoding tripartite tricarboxylate transporter permease: MDILASLDFSFFLLAALGTLVGIIFGAIPGMTATMAVAVCLPLTYALGLEHGLALLLGLYVGGISGGMVPAVLLNIPGTPSSITTTFDGYPMAQKGEGERALKVCIVASLVGGLISAVVLFLFAPMLADFSIKFSYVEKFLIILLALTVIASLSSNMLVGVFSGVIGVWLSLIGTYSLSDGGNGKTRLMFDFLEPYLVDGFALLPVLIGIFGISTILLEAEKGVKGGLSGKSLKIGKEGHFSLGLFKGRLTNLVRSSFIGTFVGMLPGVGGSAASVLAYTQEKNLAKDSSQMGKGAPQGLIASESANNALTGGALIPLLSLGIPGDSTTAVLIGAFTLQGIQVGPLFIPENSTTWYIMMVALVFANFVMFFLMFFAIKHIAKVVLVPKYILYPLIVMMCVVGAYAINYGIMFDVWTLLIFGVVGYLVQKIGLEVAPLIIGFILGGSAEVYFVKSLESFGTYSIFFTKSPIAMVLWGLIAASVIFAIVMECKKRAQHRLEAAQ
- the garD gene encoding galactarate dehydratase: MQEAGTASPGGSSVKFDQTPKTHVIKVHPDDNVAIVVEAGGLSEGTRIADDVVLVAAIPQGHKVALTELAEGDTVVRYGEVIGTATRAIPKGGHVNETNVRLPTPPPLDSLPLATRKAAPVEPLEGYTFEGFRNPDGSVGTKNVLGISTSVQCVAGTVEHVVQRIKRELLPRFPNVDDVVGLNHAYGCGVAINAPAAIVPIRTLKNIALNPNFGNEVMVIGLGCEKLQPSTLIDDRPVKIYENTEAANPDANVLSLQDESFQGFGDMIDGILAMAERHLERLNRRRRETCPVSDLVVGTQCGGSDAFSGVTANPAVGFAADLIVRAGGSVMFSEVTEVRDAIHLLTPRAVTPEVGQALLDQMAWYDDYLSQGQADRSANPSPGNKKGGLSNVVEKALGSVIKSGNSPIADVIGPGERLRRKGMTFAATPASDFVCGTLQLAAGMNLQVFTTGRGTPYNLSMAPVIKVSSNSTLGQRWHDLIDLDAGRIATGEASIEDIGWELFHLILDVASGRKQVAAERLGLYNDLVLFNPAPVT